In Halarcobacter bivalviorum, a genomic segment contains:
- the secD gene encoding protein translocase subunit SecD, whose amino-acid sequence MKIFNYRLIIFFLSIIFGVVFSVPSFLQTESGKKISLGLDLQGGLHMLLGVNTDEAVTSKIKSIATAIKYFSNDEDILIDGLSIKDNDRIVFTVLDADELPKVDKMLEEINGLNVSKTELEYSITLTQDEEVRTKDQAVAQAVETIRNRLDQFGLAEPNVVRQGETDIVVQLPGIKTAEDEKAARELISKPANLELMAVDEERIDQVYSMTRAQAAQYGDVILEATDNPNVKYLVKEIPILNGSQVVDAQVAFDQSNQPIINFTLNSAGARIFGDFTGKNVGKRLAVVLDGKVYSAPNIRERIGGGSGQISGGFTVVEAGNVAIALRSGALPASVNLLEKRSVGPSLGADSIKASTIALVAGFLMVFIFMIIYYRRAGIIANIALVTNIFIIISVMAMFGATLTLPGMAGIVLTVGMAVDANVIIGERIRELLRQGVSIPKAIEDGYSNAMRAILDANITTLLVAVILYAYGTGPIKGFAVTISIGILASMLTAILGTHGIYEALLPKIAKDKNLNKWFGIK is encoded by the coding sequence TTGAAAATCTTTAATTATAGACTTATTATATTTTTCTTAAGTATAATTTTTGGAGTGGTATTTTCTGTACCATCTTTTTTACAAACTGAATCTGGGAAAAAAATCTCTTTAGGTCTTGACCTACAAGGTGGACTTCATATGCTTCTTGGTGTAAATACAGATGAAGCAGTAACTTCAAAAATCAAATCAATTGCTACAGCAATAAAATATTTTTCAAATGATGAAGATATTTTAATAGATGGCTTAAGCATCAAAGACAATGATAGAATTGTTTTTACAGTATTAGACGCTGACGAACTTCCAAAAGTTGATAAAATGCTTGAAGAGATAAATGGACTGAATGTTTCAAAAACTGAACTTGAATATTCTATTACATTAACTCAAGACGAAGAGGTTAGAACAAAAGATCAAGCTGTTGCACAAGCAGTAGAAACTATTAGAAACAGACTTGACCAATTTGGACTTGCAGAACCAAATGTTGTAAGACAAGGTGAAACTGATATTGTGGTTCAACTTCCAGGTATCAAAACAGCAGAAGATGAAAAAGCAGCAAGAGAACTTATCTCAAAACCTGCAAATTTAGAACTTATGGCTGTTGATGAAGAGCGAATAGACCAAGTTTACAGTATGACAAGAGCACAAGCAGCACAATATGGTGATGTGATTTTAGAGGCTACTGATAACCCAAATGTTAAGTATCTTGTAAAAGAGATTCCAATTTTAAATGGAAGCCAAGTTGTAGATGCACAAGTTGCTTTTGACCAATCAAATCAACCAATTATTAACTTTACTCTTAACTCAGCCGGTGCTAGAATTTTTGGAGACTTTACAGGTAAAAATGTAGGTAAAAGACTTGCAGTTGTACTTGATGGAAAAGTTTACTCTGCTCCAAATATTAGAGAGAGAATTGGTGGAGGAAGTGGTCAAATTTCTGGTGGATTTACAGTTGTTGAAGCTGGAAATGTTGCGATTGCTTTAAGGTCAGGAGCTTTACCTGCTTCTGTAAACTTACTTGAGAAAAGAAGTGTAGGACCATCATTAGGTGCTGATTCTATTAAAGCTTCTACAATTGCACTTGTAGCTGGGTTCTTAATGGTATTTATCTTTATGATTATTTATTATAGAAGAGCTGGAATTATTGCAAATATTGCACTTGTTACAAATATTTTTATTATTATTTCAGTAATGGCAATGTTTGGAGCAACTTTAACTTTACCTGGTATGGCTGGTATTGTATTAACAGTTGGTATGGCAGTTGATGCAAACGTAATTATCGGAGAAAGAATTAGAGAACTTCTAAGACAAGGAGTTTCTATACCTAAAGCTATTGAAGATGGTTACTCAAATGCAATGAGAGCAATCCTTGATGCAAATATTACAACTCTTTTAGTTGCAGTAATTTTATATGCATATGGTACAGGACCAATCAAAGGTTTTGCAGTAACAATTTCTATTGGTATTTTAGCATCTATGTTAACGGCTATCTTAGGTACACATGGTATTTATGAAGCTTTATTACCTAAAATAGCAAAAGATAAAAACTTAAATAAATGGTTTGGGATTAAATAA
- the yajC gene encoding preprotein translocase subunit YajC has protein sequence MEGQSADLISSLLPLVALFAIFYFLIIRPQQKQAKNHKEMIAGLKKGDKIVTNGGLMVEITKVEESYLIVKNHDNTEMKLVKEFVAKLSE, from the coding sequence ATGGAAGGTCAAAGTGCAGATTTAATAAGCTCATTGTTACCCCTAGTTGCATTATTTGCAATTTTTTATTTCTTAATTATTAGACCACAGCAAAAGCAAGCGAAAAATCATAAAGAGATGATCGCTGGACTAAAAAAAGGCGATAAAATTGTAACAAATGGTGGCTTAATGGTAGAAATTACAAAAGTAGAAGAAAGCTACTTAATCGTAAAAAACCACGATAACACTGAAATGAAATTAGTAAAAGAGTTTGTTGCAAAACTTTCTGAATAA
- a CDS encoding apolipoprotein N-acyltransferase yields the protein MFLVKRAYSNKTNIIKGFITALFLCSFIYLEHYAIFSKLLNTLLALFSFYMLLTINKKSFVIAGFFTGIFWFYWIGNSFQYYDLAYLKYPIIFCIGLGYALLFYFMTIVDKTIYRAVALFLISFIHPIGFNWFIPELTLVNSYLPYSKAHFALILALVYMFIKINGFKRFLAPLPLLLIVTSQGTYIDSTGLKISMPQLNTPQEQKWLKNNLAKTIDDNLLLIDNAIIEKNDLIILPETVFPVVLNTEEFLMEVLLKKSEQIDIVAGAIYYEDKNYYNATYHFKNGNLNIAKKVVLVPFGEEIPLPQFLVDFINEKFYNGAQDYKTASKPTDFNIKGINFRNAICYEATSEKIYQDLKDTKYMIVTSNNAWFTPSIEPTLQKILLKYYANKYGITIFHSINGSENYIVRP from the coding sequence ATGTTTTTAGTAAAACGGGCTTATTCTAACAAAACTAATATAATAAAAGGCTTCATAACAGCATTATTTTTGTGCTCTTTTATATACTTAGAACACTATGCAATATTCTCAAAACTTTTAAACACTTTATTAGCACTTTTTTCTTTTTATATGTTATTAACAATAAATAAAAAAAGCTTTGTTATTGCTGGTTTTTTTACAGGGATTTTTTGGTTTTACTGGATAGGGAATAGTTTTCAGTATTATGACTTAGCATATTTAAAATATCCAATAATTTTTTGTATTGGTTTAGGTTATGCTTTATTATTCTATTTTATGACAATTGTTGATAAAACTATTTATAGAGCAGTTGCTCTTTTTTTAATCTCTTTTATTCATCCTATAGGTTTTAATTGGTTTATTCCTGAGCTAACACTTGTAAATAGTTATTTGCCTTATTCTAAAGCTCATTTTGCTTTAATACTAGCTCTTGTTTATATGTTTATTAAAATAAATGGTTTTAAAAGATTTCTTGCACCTCTGCCTCTGCTTTTAATTGTTACTTCACAAGGAACGTATATTGATTCAACAGGTCTAAAAATCTCTATGCCACAACTAAATACTCCACAAGAACAAAAGTGGTTAAAAAACAATCTAGCTAAAACAATAGATGACAATTTACTTTTAATTGATAATGCAATCATAGAAAAAAATGATTTAATTATTTTACCTGAGACTGTTTTTCCTGTTGTTTTAAATACAGAAGAGTTTTTAATGGAGGTCTTACTAAAAAAATCAGAACAGATTGATATTGTTGCAGGAGCTATTTATTATGAAGATAAAAACTATTATAACGCTACCTATCATTTCAAAAATGGGAATTTAAATATTGCAAAGAAAGTGGTTTTAGTTCCTTTTGGGGAAGAGATTCCTTTACCTCAATTTTTAGTAGATTTTATCAATGAGAAGTTTTATAATGGAGCGCAAGACTATAAAACTGCTTCTAAACCAACTGATTTTAATATCAAAGGTATAAACTTTAGAAATGCTATTTGTTATGAAGCAACAAGTGAAAAAATATATCAAGATTTAAAAGATACAAAATATATGATTGTTACTTCAAACAATGCTTGGTTTACACCCTCTATTGAACCAACTCTTCAGAAAATACTTTTAAAATATTATGCTAATAAATATGGAATAACTATTTTTCACTCTATAAATGGAAGTGAAAATTATATTGTTAGACCCTAA
- a CDS encoding CCA tRNA nucleotidyltransferase — MYTNIKANIPSILVDILKSLQEVGIKPILVGGCVRDSLLNIPNKDFDVELFNCDDLNIVQTILEKYGSVKQVGKSFGVMILNVAGYDFDFALAREEKKIGHGHKDFEVTTNPNLSFAQASLRRDFTINSIGYDYFKDEYLDPNRGLEDLKSKTLRHIKDETFVEDPLRVYRAVQFVSRYELTLDEKTFSLCKEMVDDDELKYLPKERVYEEFKKLFLKSRKPSLGFYLLKELGILKYFPELKALDGCIQDKQFHPEGDVWVHTLMTLDEMAKYKTGDEYRDLYLFYALLCHDLGKPFCTETTKEGRVTSHKHEALGVEPTISFLSRLTDEKKLIEKVVPLVKNHLAPFQLYKAESSLKAVKRLSLKCSIEDLCLVCLADCKGRTIPDKDKCDKAITWVLEQARQMNISNEGLKPIVQGRDLIALGMNPGKEFKEILDYALNLQIDEDLEKEELLKAIKEKFRV, encoded by the coding sequence ATGTATACAAACATAAAAGCTAATATTCCTTCAATATTAGTTGATATTTTAAAAAGCTTACAAGAAGTAGGAATCAAACCTATTCTTGTAGGTGGCTGCGTTAGAGACTCTTTATTAAATATTCCCAACAAAGATTTTGATGTTGAACTTTTTAATTGCGATGATTTAAATATAGTTCAAACTATTTTAGAAAAATATGGAAGTGTAAAACAAGTTGGAAAATCATTTGGTGTAATGATTTTAAATGTAGCTGGTTATGATTTTGATTTTGCCCTTGCAAGAGAAGAGAAAAAAATAGGTCATGGACACAAGGATTTTGAAGTAACAACAAATCCAAATCTAAGCTTTGCACAAGCTAGTCTAAGAAGAGATTTTACTATAAATTCAATTGGTTATGACTACTTTAAAGATGAATATTTAGACCCAAATAGAGGTTTAGAAGATTTAAAAAGTAAAACCTTAAGACATATAAAAGATGAAACTTTTGTGGAAGACCCTTTAAGAGTCTATCGAGCAGTTCAATTTGTATCAAGATATGAGTTAACTTTAGATGAAAAGACTTTTTCTTTATGTAAAGAGATGGTAGATGATGATGAGTTAAAATATTTACCTAAAGAGAGAGTCTATGAAGAGTTTAAAAAACTATTTTTAAAATCAAGAAAACCTTCTCTAGGTTTTTATCTTCTAAAAGAGTTAGGAATTTTAAAATATTTCCCAGAATTAAAAGCTTTAGATGGATGTATTCAGGATAAGCAGTTCCATCCTGAAGGTGATGTTTGGGTTCATACACTAATGACTTTGGATGAGATGGCTAAATATAAAACAGGAGATGAGTATAGAGACCTTTATCTTTTTTATGCACTTCTTTGCCATGATTTAGGAAAACCTTTTTGTACTGAAACTACAAAAGAGGGGAGAGTAACTTCTCATAAACATGAAGCTTTAGGTGTTGAGCCTACGATTAGTTTTTTAAGTAGATTAACTGATGAAAAAAAGCTTATTGAAAAAGTTGTTCCACTTGTAAAAAATCATCTTGCTCCTTTTCAACTTTATAAAGCTGAATCTAGTTTAAAAGCAGTAAAAAGACTCTCTTTAAAGTGCTCTATTGAAGACCTTTGCCTTGTTTGCCTTGCTGACTGTAAAGGAAGAACAATTCCTGATAAAGATAAATGTGATAAGGCTATTACTTGGGTTTTAGAACAAGCAAGACAGATGAATATTTCAAATGAGGGATTAAAGCCAATAGTTCAAGGAAGAGATTTAATAGCTTTAGGGATGAACCCAGGAAAAGAGTTCAAAGAGATATTAGATTATGCTCTAAACCTTCAAATAGATGAAGATTTAGAAAAAGAAGAACTTCTAAAAGCCATAAAAGAGAAGTTTAGGGTCTAA
- a CDS encoding mechanosensitive ion channel family protein → METSIQTVSDVIGVYALNIAAAIVIFVIGKFLARKLTDFFVKLMNKKKNVDETLLSFLDDIVYYILMVVVILTSLKQVGVDTTSFFAILGAAGLAIGLALKDSLGNFASGVMIIFFKPFKVGDFVEAGGVAGTVQEVGIFNTEFKTGDNQKIIVPNGAITGGNIKNVNAHDTRRVDLIVGIGYDDDIKKAKDVLNQIVEADERVLKDKGITVAVSELANSSVNFVVRAWVNTPDYWAVKFDLTENIKLTFDKEGISIPFPQTDVHVYKHKS, encoded by the coding sequence ATGGAAACTAGTATTCAAACTGTTTCAGATGTGATTGGTGTTTATGCTTTAAATATTGCAGCTGCAATAGTTATTTTTGTTATTGGTAAATTTCTTGCTAGAAAACTTACTGATTTTTTTGTAAAACTAATGAATAAAAAGAAAAATGTAGATGAAACACTTTTATCATTTTTAGATGATATTGTTTATTATATTTTAATGGTAGTTGTTATTTTAACTTCTTTAAAACAAGTTGGAGTAGATACTACATCATTCTTTGCAATCTTAGGTGCTGCAGGTCTTGCTATTGGTTTAGCACTAAAAGACTCTTTAGGAAACTTTGCTTCTGGTGTTATGATTATTTTCTTCAAACCTTTCAAAGTAGGGGATTTTGTAGAAGCAGGTGGAGTTGCTGGAACAGTTCAAGAAGTAGGTATTTTTAATACTGAATTTAAAACTGGAGATAACCAAAAAATCATTGTGCCAAATGGAGCAATTACAGGTGGAAATATTAAAAATGTAAATGCACATGATACAAGAAGAGTAGACTTAATTGTTGGTATTGGTTATGACGATGATATTAAAAAAGCAAAAGATGTTTTAAACCAAATTGTTGAAGCAGATGAAAGAGTTTTAAAAGATAAAGGTATTACAGTTGCAGTTTCTGAATTAGCTAACTCTTCTGTAAACTTTGTAGTTAGAGCTTGGGTAAATACTCCTGATTACTGGGCTGTAAAATTTGATTTAACAGAAAATATTAAACTTACATTTGATAAAGAAGGTATCTCAATTCCTTTCCCTCAAACAGATGTACATGTATACAAACATAAAAGCTAA
- a CDS encoding proline--tRNA ligase, translating into MKFSRMFIPTTKETPSDATLPSHQYLIRGGFISQSGAGLYDFLPLGKIVLDKIRAVVKDEMDKSGANEMLCSFVTPMSFWEESGRNLTMGSELLRFKDRKSGEYVLSPTNEESVVNMVKNRITSYKNLPLNLYHINTKFRDEARPRFGLMRGREFLMKDAYSFHASQECLIKEFKNMEEAYKRVYTRLGLDFRIVDADSGAIGGSGSKEFMVLANSGEDTIVICPDCDYGANIEAAIRAKKVVPNWQETTNTPIAQEKVLTQGMKTIEEVSNFLSTSQAQSIKAVMKKAVYEDKTEVVVFFVRGNDELEETKACNAVDALELVDASEEEIKESGLVAGYCGPFGLPEAVTFVIDEELKDEVGLVCGANEEDYHFTGTDLSTLKDAKYFDLVAVQEGDTCSCCGGKLEYTKGIEAGHIFQLGSKYSSAMDATFLDENGKAKPFEMGCYGIGVSRLVAAVIEQNHDDKGAIWTKETAPFLVDVIVSNAKKDEELEAGLKIYEDLKALGIETIIDDRTKERFGFKMSDFELIGFPYAVVVGKRLSEGFVEIIDRKTLEKEDVEVSRVTQVLFEKLKA; encoded by the coding sequence ATGAAATTTTCTCGAATGTTTATACCAACTACAAAAGAGACACCAAGTGATGCTACTTTACCATCACATCAATATCTAATAAGAGGTGGATTTATTTCTCAATCTGGTGCAGGACTTTATGATTTTTTACCTTTAGGAAAAATAGTTCTTGATAAAATCAGAGCAGTTGTAAAAGATGAGATGGATAAAAGTGGAGCAAATGAAATGTTATGCTCTTTTGTAACACCTATGTCTTTTTGGGAAGAATCAGGTAGAAACTTAACTATGGGTTCTGAATTACTAAGATTCAAAGATAGAAAAAGTGGGGAATATGTATTATCTCCTACAAATGAAGAGTCTGTAGTAAACATGGTAAAAAATAGAATTACTTCATATAAAAACCTCCCTTTAAACCTTTATCATATTAATACGAAGTTTAGAGATGAAGCTAGACCAAGATTTGGACTTATGAGAGGAAGAGAATTCCTTATGAAAGATGCTTACTCATTTCATGCTTCACAAGAGTGTTTGATAAAAGAGTTTAAGAATATGGAAGAAGCTTATAAAAGAGTTTATACAAGACTAGGGCTTGATTTTAGAATTGTTGATGCAGATTCAGGAGCTATTGGTGGAAGTGGTTCAAAAGAGTTTATGGTACTTGCAAACTCTGGTGAAGATACAATTGTTATTTGTCCTGATTGTGATTATGGAGCAAATATTGAAGCTGCAATTAGAGCTAAAAAAGTTGTTCCAAATTGGCAAGAGACTACAAATACTCCAATTGCACAAGAGAAAGTATTAACACAAGGTATGAAGACTATTGAAGAGGTTTCAAACTTCTTAAGTACTTCACAAGCTCAATCAATCAAAGCAGTTATGAAAAAAGCTGTTTATGAAGATAAAACTGAAGTAGTTGTGTTCTTTGTAAGAGGAAATGATGAGTTAGAAGAGACAAAAGCTTGTAATGCAGTAGATGCTTTAGAGTTAGTAGATGCTTCAGAAGAGGAAATCAAAGAGAGTGGTTTAGTTGCAGGATATTGTGGACCATTTGGTTTACCAGAAGCAGTTACTTTTGTAATTGATGAAGAGTTAAAAGATGAAGTTGGATTAGTTTGTGGAGCAAATGAAGAGGACTATCACTTTACTGGAACAGACCTTTCAACTTTAAAAGATGCAAAATATTTTGACCTTGTAGCTGTTCAAGAAGGGGATACTTGTTCTTGTTGTGGTGGAAAACTAGAGTACACAAAAGGTATTGAAGCAGGACATATTTTCCAATTAGGTTCAAAATATTCTTCTGCTATGGATGCAACATTTTTAGATGAAAATGGAAAAGCAAAACCATTTGAAATGGGATGTTATGGGATTGGAGTATCAAGACTTGTTGCTGCTGTAATTGAACAAAACCACGATGATAAAGGTGCAATTTGGACAAAAGAGACTGCACCATTTTTAGTTGATGTAATTGTTTCAAATGCTAAAAAAGATGAAGAATTAGAAGCTGGTTTAAAAATCTATGAAGATTTAAAAGCTTTAGGTATTGAAACAATTATTGATGATAGAACAAAAGAGAGATTTGGTTTTAAGATGTCAGATTTTGAACTTATTGGTTTCCCTTATGCTGTAGTTGTAGGTAAAAGACTAAGTGAGGGATTTGTTGAGATTATTGATAGAAAAACTTTAGAAAAAGAAGATGTTGAAGTAAGTAGAGTTACTCAAGTTCTTTTCGAAAAATTAAAAGCTTAA
- the hemA gene encoding glutamyl-tRNA reductase has product MSYLCISFSHKNTDIQTREKLAFPNEENKDRFLKQILVDKNIEEAILLSTCNRVEIIAAVGNTKLASKSIIEKLSNYSKIEFENLFDRADIYENDGAIHHLFSVASALDSLVIGETQIVGQLKDAFRFSLAKKYCEQNLPRALHYSFKCAAAVRNATSLGTGSVSVASTAVAKAKEIVGDTSGVKALVIGAGEMSELTIKHLLSSGFDVILTSRDTKKAQLLADSFEQHIQVEEYSNLEKLLNHVPVMITATAAPYPIIKQEMVSECAFDRFWFDIAVPRDIDDIESSNLDIYSVDDLQDIVDENMTLRAKQAKTAYSIVNKMSMEFFEWLKSLEVEPVIKHMYLKGDEVIDKKIKNAIKKGFIKQEDQENIKKLCQTVLTEYLHEPSTRLKGISKDSQCDVVVGTVQSIFGLKDTDFLNKCEHATKNNE; this is encoded by the coding sequence ATGAGTTATTTATGTATTAGTTTCTCTCATAAAAATACAGATATTCAAACAAGAGAGAAGTTAGCTTTTCCAAATGAGGAAAACAAAGATAGATTTTTAAAACAAATTTTAGTTGATAAAAATATTGAAGAAGCAATTTTACTTTCAACCTGTAATAGAGTAGAGATTATCGCTGCTGTTGGAAATACAAAACTTGCTTCAAAATCTATAATTGAAAAACTTTCAAATTACTCTAAAATAGAGTTTGAAAACCTTTTTGATAGAGCAGATATTTATGAAAATGATGGAGCAATTCATCATCTTTTCTCTGTAGCTTCTGCTTTAGATTCACTTGTAATTGGTGAGACTCAAATTGTAGGGCAATTAAAAGATGCCTTTAGATTTTCATTAGCAAAAAAATATTGTGAACAAAATCTTCCAAGAGCACTTCACTACTCTTTTAAATGTGCAGCAGCAGTTAGAAATGCTACAAGCTTAGGTACAGGTTCTGTTTCAGTTGCTTCTACAGCAGTTGCAAAAGCAAAAGAGATTGTAGGAGATACAAGTGGAGTAAAAGCACTTGTAATTGGAGCAGGGGAGATGAGTGAACTTACTATTAAGCATCTATTATCTTCTGGCTTTGATGTAATTCTTACAAGTAGAGATACTAAAAAAGCTCAACTATTAGCTGATAGTTTTGAGCAACATATTCAAGTTGAAGAGTATTCAAACTTAGAAAAACTTTTAAACCATGTTCCTGTAATGATTACAGCAACAGCAGCACCATACCCAATTATAAAACAAGAGATGGTATCTGAGTGTGCTTTTGATAGATTTTGGTTTGATATAGCAGTTCCAAGAGATATTGATGATATTGAATCATCGAACTTAGATATTTATTCAGTTGATGATTTACAAGATATTGTTGATGAAAATATGACTTTAAGAGCAAAACAGGCAAAAACTGCATACTCAATTGTAAATAAGATGTCTATGGAATTTTTTGAATGGTTAAAATCACTTGAAGTAGAACCTGTTATAAAACATATGTATCTAAAAGGTGATGAGGTTATTGATAAAAAAATCAAGAATGCTATAAAAAAAGGTTTTATAAAACAAGAAGACCAAGAGAATATTAAAAAACTTTGTCAAACTGTTTTAACTGAATATTTACATGAACCTTCAACAAGATTAAAAGGAATATCAAAAGATAGTCAATGTGATGTTGTTGTTGGAACAGTTCAATCTATTTTTGGACTAAAAGATACAGACTTTTTAAATAAATGCGAACACGCAACAAAAAATAATGAATAG
- a CDS encoding polyprenyl synthetase family protein: MEELQEVKNKIRSFIEECNDEKSLELLDKLATGKMLRSKLILKIAGVNEESIKLCAVVEMIHAASLLHDDVIDEADTRRGKPSINALYDNKTSIMFGDVLYSKAFTELSQMNKEVAYNVSNAVTLLSIGEMLDVNLTNEFNSSYKKYLDMIYKKTASLIEASAKSAAILAGLDKEKYALYGRNLGLAFQMIDDILDITQDSETLGKPAMLDFVEGKVTIPYLLLHERIEDKTKLEALYKKELSQEESSWIKQEMINTKALADSITKAKELGLEAIEAVKEEKNESLVQIMSAMIEREF, from the coding sequence GTGGAAGAGTTACAAGAAGTTAAAAATAAAATAAGAAGTTTTATAGAAGAGTGTAATGACGAAAAGAGTTTAGAACTGTTAGACAAACTTGCAACTGGAAAGATGTTAAGGTCAAAACTTATTTTAAAAATTGCAGGAGTAAATGAAGAGTCAATCAAACTATGTGCAGTAGTTGAGATGATTCATGCAGCTTCTTTATTACATGATGATGTTATTGATGAAGCTGATACAAGAAGAGGTAAACCTTCAATCAATGCTTTATATGATAATAAAACTTCAATCATGTTTGGAGATGTTTTATATTCAAAAGCCTTTACTGAACTTTCTCAAATGAATAAAGAAGTTGCATACAATGTTTCAAATGCAGTAACACTTTTAAGTATTGGAGAGATGTTAGATGTAAATTTAACAAATGAGTTTAACTCTTCTTATAAAAAATACCTTGATATGATTTATAAAAAAACTGCTTCATTAATAGAAGCAAGTGCAAAATCAGCAGCTATTTTAGCAGGACTTGATAAAGAAAAATATGCACTTTATGGAAGAAACTTAGGACTTGCTTTCCAAATGATAGATGATATTTTAGATATTACACAAGATAGTGAAACTTTAGGAAAACCTGCAATGCTTGATTTTGTAGAGGGTAAAGTTACTATTCCTTACCTTTTACTACATGAAAGAATTGAAGATAAAACAAAATTAGAAGCCTTATATAAAAAAGAGTTATCACAAGAAGAGAGCTCTTGGATAAAACAAGAGATGATAAATACAAAAGCTTTAGCTGATTCTATTACAAAAGCAAAAGAGCTTGGCCTAGAAGCTATAGAAGCTGTAAAAGAAGAGAAGAATGAGTCTTTAGTTCAAATTATGAGTGCAATGATTGAAAGAGAGTTTTAG
- a CDS encoding DUF2018 family protein produces the protein MNKNWFLEDEDDIFTGTPKSKYFDVARQATKEIVEDEFDKFLERVAVMELLLSEEKGEDFDINKILNRYILENSEKVEKIKKGLYLELTGDIICRLDS, from the coding sequence ATGAATAAGAATTGGTTTTTAGAAGATGAAGATGATATCTTTACTGGAACACCAAAATCAAAATATTTTGATGTAGCTAGACAAGCAACAAAAGAGATTGTCGAAGATGAGTTCGATAAGTTCTTAGAAAGAGTTGCTGTTATGGAATTACTTTTATCAGAAGAAAAAGGCGAAGATTTTGATATTAATAAGATACTTAATAGATATATCTTAGAGAATAGTGAAAAAGTAGAAAAAATAAAAAAAGGTCTGTATTTAGAACTTACAGGCGATATTATTTGTAGATTAGATTCATAA
- the hisD gene encoding histidinol dehydrogenase gives MKIINTNDANFKEEFENILARAKTDIKEVSSIVTSIIDEIVENGNSALKKHIEKFDKWEVKEDSQLQISKDDMKKAYENIDEKLKEALHIAYNRIKTYHEKQLPKSWIDFEKNGTILGQKVTPVDRAGLYIPGGKAAYPSSLLMNAIPAIVAGVEEIVVCTPTPNNEVNELLLAACHICGIEKAYKVGGASAVAAMAYGTETIPKVDVITGPGNIFVATAKKLVFGEVHIDMIAGPSEIGILADSSAKPKYLAIDLLSQAEHDEMASSIMITIDEEVAKQTSIEVENYLQTLSREEIARKSIEDRGAIIVASSMDEAIELMNEIAPEHLEVMTTNAFELLPKIKHAGAIFLGENTPEPIGDYIAGPNHTLPTGSTAKFYSPLNVENFLKKSSIINFSKQAIDELGEACALLADTEGLTAHAKSVRVRLEDN, from the coding sequence ATGAAAATAATTAATACAAATGATGCAAATTTTAAAGAAGAGTTTGAAAATATTTTAGCAAGAGCTAAAACTGATATCAAAGAAGTATCATCAATTGTAACTTCAATAATTGATGAGATTGTAGAAAATGGAAACAGTGCTTTAAAAAAACATATTGAAAAATTTGATAAATGGGAAGTAAAAGAGGATTCTCAACTTCAAATTTCAAAAGATGATATGAAAAAAGCTTATGAAAATATTGATGAAAAACTAAAAGAAGCTTTACATATCGCATACAATAGAATTAAAACATATCATGAAAAACAATTACCAAAATCTTGGATTGATTTTGAGAAAAATGGAACAATCTTAGGACAAAAAGTAACTCCTGTAGATAGAGCTGGTTTATATATTCCTGGTGGAAAAGCAGCATATCCAAGCTCACTACTTATGAATGCAATTCCAGCAATAGTTGCAGGTGTTGAAGAGATTGTTGTATGTACTCCAACTCCAAACAATGAAGTAAATGAACTATTACTTGCAGCATGTCATATTTGTGGTATCGAAAAAGCATATAAAGTTGGTGGAGCATCTGCTGTTGCTGCTATGGCTTATGGTACTGAAACTATTCCAAAAGTTGATGTAATTACTGGTCCTGGAAATATTTTTGTTGCAACTGCTAAAAAATTAGTATTTGGAGAAGTTCATATTGATATGATTGCAGGTCCTTCTGAAATTGGAATTTTAGCTGATAGTTCGGCTAAACCAAAATATTTAGCAATTGACCTTTTATCTCAAGCAGAGCATGATGAGATGGCAAGTTCAATTATGATTACAATAGATGAAGAAGTAGCTAAACAAACAAGTATTGAAGTAGAAAACTATTTACAAACTCTAAGTAGAGAAGAGATAGCTAGAAAATCTATTGAAGATAGAGGAGCTATTATTGTTGCTTCTTCTATGGATGAGGCAATTGAACTAATGAACGAAATTGCACCAGAACACTTAGAAGTAATGACAACAAATGCTTTTGAATTATTACCAAAAATTAAACACGCAGGTGCAATTTTCTTAGGTGAAAATACTCCTGAACCAATTGGTGACTATATAGCAGGACCAAACCACACCCTTCCTACAGGAAGTACAGCTAAATTTTATAGCCCATTAAATGTTGAAAATTTCTTAAAGAAGAGTTCAATTATAAACTTCTCAAAACAAGCAATTGATGAGTTAGGAGAAGCTTGTGCCTTATTAGCTGATACAGAAGGTTTAACTGCTCACGCAAAATCAGTTAGAGTAAGATTAGAAGATAACTAA